The Sciurus carolinensis chromosome 18, mSciCar1.2, whole genome shotgun sequence genome contains a region encoding:
- the LOC124970444 gene encoding olfactory receptor 15, with protein MERGSNSSSEGFILMGLSDHPQLEKIFFLVILFSYLLTLVGNSTIILLSRLDARLHTPMYFFLSNLSSLDLAFTTSSVPQMLINLWGPDKTISYGGCVTQLYVFLWLGATECILLVVMAFDRYVAVCWPLYYTTIMNPRLCWLLAAVSWLGGLGNSVIQSTFTLQLPFCGHRRVDNFLCEVPAMIKLACGDTSLNEAVLNGVCTFFTAVPLSIILISYCFIAQAVLKIPSVEGRQKAFNTCLSHLVVVFLFYGSAIYGYLLPAKSSNQDQGKFISLFYSVVTPMVNPLIYTLRNKEVKASLRRLLGKGREVG; from the coding sequence ATGGAAAGAGGCAGCAACAGCTCCTCAGAGGGCTTCATTCTGATGGGTCTCTCTGACCATCCCCAGCTGGAGAAGATCTTTTTCCTAGTGATCCTCTTCTCCTACCTGCTGACCCTTGTGGGGAACTCAACCATCATCCTGCTTTCCCGCCTTGATGCCCGGCtacacacacccatgtactttttcctcagcaaCCTCTCCTCCCTGGACCTTGCCTTTACAACCAGCTCAGTCCCCCAAATGCTGATCAATTTATGGGGCCCAGATAAGACCATCAGCTATGGTGGCTGTGTGACCCAACTCTATGTTTTCCTTTGGTTGGGGGCTACTGAGTGCATCCTACTTGTGGTGATGGCCTTTGACCGCTATGTGGCAGTTTGCTGGCCCCTGTACTACACAACCATTATGAATCCTCGGCtctgctggctgctggctgctgTTAGCTGGTTGGGGGGCTTGGGCAACTCTGTAATCCAGTCCACATTCACTCTGCAGCTCCCATTCTGTGGACACCGGAGGGTAGACAACTTCCTGTGTGAGGTGCCCGCCATGATCAAGTTGGCCTGTGGAGACACAAGTCTCAATGAGGCCGTGCTCAATGGTGTCTGCACCTTCTTCACTGCAGTCCCACTGAGCATCATCCTGATCTCCTACTGCTTCATTGCTCAGGCAGTGCTGAAAATCCCCTCTGTGGAGGGACGGCAAAAGGCCTTCAACACATGCCTCTCCCATTTGGTAGTAGTGTTCCTCTTCTATGGCTCAGCCATCTATGGATATCTGCTTCCAGCTAAGAGCAGCAACCAGGACCAGGGCAAATTCATCTCCCTCTTCTACTCTGTGGTCACACCCATGGTGAATCCTCTCATATATACTCTAAGGAATAAGGAGGTGAAGGCATCCCTGAGAAGGCTgctggggaaaggaagagaagttgGCTGA